One part of the Verrucomicrobiota bacterium genome encodes these proteins:
- the recN gene encoding DNA repair protein RecN, with the protein MSAMLRSLRIRNLALVEELEWDLPAGFTAVTGETGAGKSIILGALKFLLGERADRGVVRAGASSAGIEALFSLEETREIDSLLEESGIDPCQEGELILKRTIAAEGSNTMGRQFINGSPCNLSVLKELGTRLVDLHGPHDHQSLFSRREQTLLLDRYCEALPLREVYLERRADVASTKRHLDELEASAGGGDRIEQLRLEVGEINSANLVEEEEETLNARYKAASNSRRLIELSASSIERLDDEERGASLALSESARLLRELGRLDDRSVPHLETLERITGDLDSLISDLRDYAETIEVDAGELHQLEERLNLISTLRRKYGPALSDVIARGEASAALLDKLSGYAELKSAAEQHLSEAQSKLQSAAEKLGAKRAQGAGKLAKLVARELADLGFKQAGFEITLEKQAEYGLDGGEVAEFLFAPNPGEPVQNLRSIASSGEISRVMLALKSALAAQDKIPLLVFDEIDANVGGEIATKVAAKMRELGAGHQVLCITHLPQVAAAAATQFMVIKSVQEGRTETTLSSVEGSDRISEIARMLGGVSESAKAHAEALIRVSIG; encoded by the coding sequence ATGTCGGCCATGCTCCGATCTCTCCGAATCCGCAATCTAGCCCTTGTTGAGGAGCTGGAATGGGATCTTCCTGCCGGTTTCACAGCCGTGACCGGCGAGACCGGCGCCGGAAAATCGATTATCCTAGGAGCACTCAAATTCCTGCTAGGCGAAAGGGCGGACCGAGGGGTAGTCAGAGCCGGCGCATCGTCTGCGGGGATCGAGGCGCTCTTCTCACTGGAGGAGACTCGTGAGATCGATTCACTACTAGAGGAATCCGGCATCGATCCCTGTCAGGAGGGAGAACTGATTCTGAAAAGAACCATCGCCGCTGAGGGGAGCAACACGATGGGAAGGCAGTTCATCAACGGCAGTCCCTGCAATCTCTCGGTCCTCAAGGAACTCGGCACTCGTCTCGTCGATCTGCACGGCCCCCATGATCACCAATCCCTGTTCTCACGACGTGAGCAGACCCTGCTGCTGGACCGTTACTGCGAGGCACTTCCGCTGAGAGAAGTCTATCTGGAACGGCGCGCTGATGTGGCCTCAACCAAACGTCATCTGGATGAACTCGAGGCCTCGGCCGGTGGTGGGGATCGCATCGAACAACTGCGGCTCGAAGTCGGGGAGATCAACTCCGCCAATCTGGTCGAAGAGGAAGAAGAGACGCTGAACGCCCGATACAAAGCCGCCTCGAATAGTCGCCGCCTGATCGAACTCTCAGCCTCCTCGATCGAGCGTCTCGATGACGAGGAACGGGGAGCGAGTTTGGCGCTCTCGGAGTCAGCCCGACTTCTCAGGGAACTCGGTCGGTTGGATGACCGCTCCGTCCCGCATCTGGAGACACTGGAGAGGATCACGGGCGATCTTGATTCCCTGATCTCGGATCTTCGTGATTATGCGGAGACCATAGAGGTCGATGCCGGTGAACTCCATCAGCTCGAGGAGCGTCTGAACCTAATCTCCACGTTGCGGCGAAAGTACGGCCCGGCGCTTTCCGACGTGATTGCCAGGGGTGAGGCCTCAGCCGCCCTACTCGATAAACTCTCGGGGTACGCGGAACTGAAATCTGCCGCCGAACAGCATCTCTCCGAAGCACAGAGTAAGCTTCAATCAGCAGCCGAAAAGCTTGGAGCGAAACGCGCACAGGGAGCTGGCAAGCTTGCCAAGCTCGTGGCTAGGGAACTGGCCGACCTAGGGTTCAAGCAGGCTGGATTTGAAATCACTCTTGAGAAGCAGGCAGAGTACGGCCTTGACGGAGGTGAGGTTGCAGAGTTCCTCTTTGCTCCGAATCCGGGTGAACCCGTACAGAACCTCCGATCCATCGCTTCCAGCGGAGAAATCTCCCGCGTGATGCTGGCGCTCAAGTCAGCACTTGCCGCGCAGGACAAGATTCCGCTTCTGGTCTTCGACGAGATCGATGCCAATGTCGGAGGCGAGATCGCCACCAAAGTTGCGGCCAAGATGAGGGAACTTGGGGCCGGCCACCAGGTCCTCTGCATCACTCACCTTCCTCAGGTCGCAGCGGCTGCAGCGACGCAGTTCATGGTGATAAAATCCGTCCAAGAGGGACGGACCGAAACAACCCTCTCTTCGGTCGAAGGATCCGATCGCATCTCCGAGATCGCCAGAATGCTGGGAGGGGTGAGCGAATCCGCAAAGGCCCACGCTGAGGCGCTGATTCGGGTATCCATTGGCTAG
- a CDS encoding MBL fold metallo-hydrolase: MDSLEITFLGTGTSQGVPIIGCDCPVCCSSDPRDQRGRTSLLVKAPDFHFVIDTAPEFRMQCLREGITRLDAALITHAHTDHIMGFDDMRRFCEMDDKEMPIYASAETMEGLRNTFRYAFDEPQTWKNYLRLAPNLIRGPFQLGETTVVPVDLPHGKFTTTGYVFHRNGRKLLAYFTDCSELPTAAVEAARGAELLVLDALRDRPHPTHMNFDQAIVAARSVGPASTLFIHLCHEVSHAAKQQELPPGFHLAYDGLRVKLGEARQA; this comes from the coding sequence ATGGATTCGTTGGAAATCACCTTTCTTGGCACAGGTACCTCCCAGGGTGTTCCCATCATTGGCTGCGACTGCCCCGTCTGTTGTTCTTCTGATCCTAGGGATCAACGCGGTCGCACTTCTCTCTTGGTGAAAGCTCCTGACTTCCATTTCGTGATCGATACCGCCCCTGAGTTCCGAATGCAGTGCCTTCGGGAGGGGATTACCAGACTGGATGCGGCCCTGATCACGCATGCCCATACGGATCACATCATGGGATTCGACGACATGAGACGCTTCTGCGAAATGGATGATAAGGAAATGCCTATTTATGCCTCCGCAGAGACGATGGAGGGGCTCAGAAATACCTTCCGTTATGCTTTTGATGAACCTCAGACTTGGAAAAATTATCTCCGCCTTGCCCCGAATCTGATCCGGGGTCCTTTTCAACTGGGCGAGACGACCGTGGTCCCCGTCGACCTGCCGCACGGGAAATTCACCACCACAGGCTATGTTTTTCATAGGAATGGTCGGAAGTTACTAGCCTACTTCACCGACTGTTCAGAACTGCCGACTGCGGCTGTCGAGGCCGCCCGGGGCGCCGAGCTACTGGTGCTGGACGCCCTAAGAGATAGACCTCATCCTACACACATGAATTTCGATCAGGCCATTGTTGCAGCTAGATCAGTCGGGCCAGCAAGCACCTTGTTCATCCATTTATGTCATGAGGTTTCCCATGCTGCGAAGCAGCAGGAACTGCCTCCGGGATTCCATCTTGCCTATGATGGCCTCCGCGTGAAGTTGGGTGAAGCAAGGCAGGCATGA
- a CDS encoding TIGR03790 family protein — MKRIFHLLPGFLLVAVFLNCGQLSAATPQEDAAATVVIYNANDPDSKVLADFYCSAREIDPSHEIPLSTTNAEEITRNDYDTSIATPLRQELVRRGYWSVTRDMMNRPIVIASSIRYAAVIRGIPLKIKECADYPGDSQIQPAPVGTVNAASVDSELSILGLFSPQISGVLKNPICNNASQSIFNSQVPPALLFVARLDAPSVEAVRSMVLNGIRAEKEGLWGWGYIDLRSITSAGYVQGDNWIRAAGAAMRRYGIPVITDDLPDTYQSGFPVTDAAAYYGWYSENIDGPFADAFFRFVPGAVAAHLHSFSATTLHDPLKGWTGPLIQHGASASVGNVYEPYLAFTTDFGILSSSLLSGSNLAESYYAAQPVLSWMSILVGDPLYRPYACFAQADSTSPSKSVWTDYRRIILAHNGDVLQSAGDLVARAKQGGQSLYLEALGAAQMDAGVLPAAEASFALAYKLAKENPVQFRLLLEGARCFEKQGDPAHGASLLRWGLLHFTTSSQRGILLAWIARMDPIKPAPSSSPAPSPK; from the coding sequence ATGAAACGGATCTTTCACCTATTGCCTGGATTCCTCCTGGTTGCAGTCTTTCTGAATTGTGGCCAGCTATCTGCAGCAACTCCCCAGGAGGATGCGGCCGCGACCGTGGTGATTTATAATGCGAATGATCCCGACTCCAAGGTGTTGGCCGACTTCTACTGTTCAGCACGAGAGATTGATCCCTCGCATGAGATCCCCCTTTCGACAACAAATGCGGAGGAGATTACCCGGAACGATTACGACACCTCCATCGCTACGCCGCTCAGGCAGGAACTAGTGAGGCGCGGGTATTGGAGCGTCACTAGGGACATGATGAACCGTCCCATCGTGATCGCCTCGAGCATTCGTTATGCTGCTGTGATCCGCGGTATCCCCTTGAAGATCAAGGAATGCGCCGACTATCCCGGTGATTCACAGATCCAGCCTGCTCCAGTCGGCACTGTAAATGCCGCATCTGTCGACTCGGAGCTCTCTATACTGGGACTCTTTTCACCGCAGATCTCGGGCGTGCTCAAGAACCCCATCTGCAACAACGCCTCGCAATCCATCTTCAACTCCCAGGTGCCTCCGGCCCTGCTCTTCGTGGCTCGGCTCGACGCTCCGAGCGTAGAGGCCGTCAGATCCATGGTTCTGAATGGTATCCGGGCAGAGAAAGAGGGCCTTTGGGGGTGGGGATATATCGATCTTCGTTCCATCACCTCTGCCGGATATGTGCAGGGGGACAACTGGATCAGGGCCGCCGGCGCGGCCATGAGGCGTTACGGCATCCCGGTGATCACGGATGACCTGCCCGATACTTACCAATCAGGATTTCCGGTCACTGATGCCGCCGCTTATTACGGCTGGTACTCCGAGAATATCGACGGCCCATTCGCGGATGCTTTCTTCCGGTTCGTGCCGGGAGCCGTGGCCGCGCATTTGCATTCCTTCAGCGCCACCACCTTGCATGATCCGCTCAAGGGATGGACCGGCCCGCTAATCCAACATGGGGCCAGCGCCTCCGTGGGGAATGTCTATGAGCCTTACCTGGCTTTCACCACCGACTTCGGCATCCTGAGTTCCAGCCTGCTTTCCGGATCCAATCTGGCCGAGAGTTACTATGCTGCCCAGCCCGTACTCTCTTGGATGAGCATCCTGGTGGGTGATCCCCTCTACCGTCCCTATGCCTGCTTTGCTCAGGCCGACAGTACATCTCCCTCAAAGAGCGTCTGGACCGATTATCGCAGGATCATTCTTGCCCATAACGGGGATGTGCTTCAGTCGGCCGGGGATCTTGTCGCCCGGGCCAAACAGGGTGGGCAGAGCCTTTACCTTGAGGCTCTGGGAGCCGCCCAGATGGATGCTGGGGTTCTTCCGGCGGCGGAGGCCAGCTTTGCCTTAGCTTATAAGCTGGCCAAGGAAAATCCTGTCCAGTTCCGCTTACTGCTTGAGGGTGCTCGATGCTTCGAGAAGCAGGGAGATCCCGCCCACGGAGCATCACTACTACGTTGGGGACTACTTCACTTCACCACATCCTCTCAACGGGGGATTCTTCTGGCATGGATCGCTAGGATGGATCCGATCAAGCCTGCTCCGTCATCATCTCCGGCACCATCCCCCAAGTAA
- a CDS encoding ecotin family protein — MELKRSGKVSRKASLRLSGILCLFWLLASTGSCLIPEDVSYNAGKELKAFPPAGEGMSRFVIMLPPRKDEELLKVQLLVGKTVKLDPQNRYFFGGKLETETITGWGYDRYILKSLGPMAGTLMAVDPSEPKVDRYITLGGEPELLRYNSRLPLVVYVPNDVEVRYRIWTTEVNIQTAPKD, encoded by the coding sequence ATGGAACTCAAGAGATCCGGAAAGGTTTCAAGAAAGGCTTCATTAAGATTGAGCGGCATTCTATGCCTCTTTTGGCTTTTAGCATCCACTGGGTCATGCCTCATTCCGGAAGATGTCAGTTACAATGCAGGCAAGGAACTCAAAGCCTTCCCACCCGCAGGGGAGGGGATGAGCCGCTTCGTGATCATGCTTCCACCCCGGAAGGACGAGGAACTCCTGAAAGTTCAACTCCTTGTTGGCAAGACCGTGAAGCTTGATCCCCAGAACCGTTACTTCTTTGGTGGGAAGCTTGAGACCGAAACGATCACGGGTTGGGGCTACGACCGCTACATTCTGAAATCCCTCGGCCCGATGGCCGGAACCCTCATGGCCGTCGATCCGAGCGAGCCAAAGGTCGATCGATACATCACCCTCGGAGGGGAGCCTGAACTCCTCCGCTACAACAGCCGCCTCCCGCTGGTGGTTTACGTGCCGAACGATGTGGAAGTACGCTATAGAATCTGGACTACTGAAGTGAATATTCAGACGGCTCCCAAGGATTAA